A region of the Aethina tumida isolate Nest 87 chromosome 3, icAetTumi1.1, whole genome shotgun sequence genome:
ataaattttgcccCCTACTAATACAAATtcagttataattatattttttaataggttTGTGAGTTTCAGTATTtcgaatgtattttattttatctacagttgtattattttaacaagccaaaaaattaatatttatttaaacttaataatatatgatcCATGTAAAGTTTAGTGCAGTTTTATTTATGCCAATAACACGCTTTAATAACAAGAAAtgctttttattaacaaaaatacatttaacttaatttcatCACTGTCTGAATAGAGATATCACctcaaaatgaatatttatgtttggTACGACATTAGGAAAGTGAACGTGTCTGTCTATGCTGGCGCCTTGCCTCTTCAGAATATCATGGAAGGTCTTCTCTTCCTTCTTAATCCAAGGCCTTCGTTCGTCTTCTATTTGATAAGGAGTCACGTGCACGTGGATTTTCACCCCTACAACAATAACTATGGAGGTTAACACTTCGGTAACATGTCCGGCAGTACCTAGCCCAGTAAGAGTTTCAAGCAAGGGCCTGGAGGTGATCCAGGTGTTCTTGCCACCGGAATGTCCTCCGTCCAACCAGTAAATCTCCTTAATCTTGGAAATTATCCTCAACAAATTCGAGTCTTCGGGCGTCAACGTTTTGAAATAGTGAAACTCGTACAGGAATTGATTTAGCACCACGCAACCTTTACTAAAACCTACTAAAATAATGTCatagttttctaaatatatattatcacGGTCCCATTTCGCTTCGACAACTTTTACAGGCTCCTTATCGTCGGACTGTTTATccgtaattttgttgaatgtGGCGTTGTCTGATGATGAATCGctctgaaataattttatttatggtagcaacttaaatatttacatttagctGGTATTAACTaggaaaataattgattaattattaccaGTATGTCGATTTGTACCAAATCAGGCTTAACTACTGGGGTAGCATCATAAATATCACAATCTTTCATGGTACGTAAACTCTCTGAAATGTTAACCAGCAACTTCTCCAAGTGTTCCAATGCGTTGTGCATTGGGGTGTGCTCCGGGGCACCGCATTTGCTGCTAGGAACGAAGTTTTCGAAACAACTAAACGTCTTGTACTCCATTCTGAAACACACTTTACTTTCAGTACCAAATTAggattaattaagttaagtcACCTTGATGGACGTATGACTACGATGTGATTCTCAGGAAATCCAGTCTGTAGTGTTTTGGCAGTGTCTTCTAAGTTCCATTGGATGTAGTTCTTGTTGTCCCTGTGCACCTGCATGTTTTCGGTGAAGTCCTAGGAAAGGTACTCGGGTTAACCAACAGGATAACATCGCAGAGGAGTGTTTATTACCTGTACGTCTCCTCCGAAGAATACGACGACGGTGTGACTCGGGGACTTGACGGCGGGGTGACAGTACACGACGTCGTTGTGACGGTCATTGTAGCCGTTCACGCGACAAAGCCGGACCGGACGTGGGGGAACGGCGCTGTCTTTGTTAGTTTGCATCCCACGATATGCACGACGCACATCTGAAATTatacattgttttatataattgttgttttacaaACTAATAATCATTGTATTTTACCCCTCATTTTCTattctcaatttaaaaaaaaatatatatttcagttaattaaacaattttacagtgaactattaaaaataattaataataataataataataaacaatttattagcaTAACAATTTTAACCATAAGTATCTGGAAAATAtccaaacatttcaaaataaaaagagtATAAATTACTAACTTAGTTCAATATCTAaggtaaaatttgatattgtttttgatttattattgaataattgaaattttaccataatataaaaatttaaataattaaatcttataaaaataaaattgatatttaaataaatttctagaaaatatgcaaaaatttcaaaataaaaaaatatatttaacttattccaatatttaaaatataagaataggggaaaatattaaaaaaaaaaaaatagcaaaagtttttaaataattataaatatctgaaaaaatttaaatttatatctattttaattaaaaaataacatttaaattaaaaaaaaaaaaacaataaaatatttacatttaatttaagataaaaaacaataaaatacttaatttatattgattttaatttagaattagaaaaacaacaaaatatttaatttaaattcaatttaaatcaacatttaaataaaaaataaaaataaaaagaacaataaatgtttaatttaaattgatttaaaaagtacagtaaaatatttaatttaaaatgtattaaattaaaaaataaaatatataatttaaaattaaaaaaataatacagtgaaagatttaatttaaaattatttaaattaaaaaataaaatatgtaatttaaaattaaaaaaatcaataaaatatatcatttatacttatttaaattaaaaaatttaaactgatttaaattaaaaaaatacagtaaaatatttaattaaaaatgactaaaattaaaaaaatatatttaatttaagattaataaaaaaacaataaaatatttaatttaaattgattgaaattaaaaaatacagtaaaatatttaaataaataatttatattatataaaataaaatatttaatttatactcatttaatttaaaaaaaaaacaataaaatatttattttaaattgatttaaattagaaaaatacagtaaaatatttaattaaaaatgatttaaattaaaaaataaattatgtaatttaaaattaaaaaaaaaaataaaatatttaatttaaaatataaaaaaaatcaataaaatatgtaatttaagtttatataaataaaaaaattatatatttaattcaaaatccataaaaacaacaaaaatatttaatttaagttgatttaattaaaaaaaaataatatgtttaatttaaaattaaataaataaataaataaataaataaataaataaataaataaataaataaataaattaaatttaaaaaactaaaaaaataatatatttaatccaaaattaaattaaatatttaatttaaaattaataaataaaaattaataaaacaataaattaatttaataaataaaacttaaagaataataataataatagtaataaaaatattttgttataaattaaaaataagaataaatatcaaaattttagaaagtttatttaaattgaatgttaatagtaataataataaattagtaatatcataaattaaaatatgagaaaacatcacaataataataataatattatttataaaactatagaAATTTCACCAATTCTTATGAAATATACacgaaaaatacaaaaattcagacagttaaagattttatttgtccttaattcataaattcaatttaaaaaatagtattttttaaaataataataatatatagagtttattagaataaactaaaattatattattttttttttaaattaaactcatcaatattaaaattgatttcaatATTCATGTAATGGGCAAAACATGATATTTCTAAATTCAGActacgttttaaattaaacagtctaaatttaaaacaaatatcttaccgaattaaatataaacgcTGCATTTTAAACCGGATTACAATTCCGaagtaacaaaacaaatacaaaatactaaaactaattGTAAGAATGTATTTATATCACAGTTTAATAAGAGTACTCCTCATCGACACGCCGACGACGATAACACTTAATAAACTTAAGTCTGGTGTCTTCCAAACATTGGCTGAAGTCCTCGCGCATCTCCTGCATCTTGACCTTAATATCCTCCCTCATCAAGTTGTAGCACATGGCCACCAGACCCAAACCCAGCAGCATGTAACAGAAGGTAATCAACAGCTTCGTCTGATTACCCTCGAAGGAGTTAATATCGGTGCCTGGCACCAAATCACCCAAGCCCAACTTGCACAAGCTGGTGACGCAGAAATAGGTGCTGTCCAAGTAACTCCACTTCTCCCAGGCGGTGAACATGATGGCCCCGGTGAGCACATAAGCTCCAATCACCCAAAGACAGGCGGTGGAGGGTACGATTATCCTTTTAGGTGGCTCAGTGGGATCGGTTtcggtgctacacttgtacaACCAGCGATAGCCCCACCGGAAGCACCCGGCCATCACCTCCCCCATGTTCAGGAAGTAAAGCACGTACAAGGGTATGCCGAAGATGGCGTAGATCATGGTGGCCACCTTGCCCGACACCGTCTTGGGCACCATGTTCCCGTACCCAATCATCGTTATGATACTCAGCGAGAACATCAAAGAAGCGGGGAAGGTCCACATGTCCTCCGGTTTAAGGTCGTAGCCGTGCCGGAAGATCTCCACCAGCTGCCCCTGGTAACGTCTCAGCTCCTCGTCCGACTGCTGGAAGAACCTGTCCCGCTCCAGGATGTTATTGTTGTAGGCTACTTCGAAGAGGTTGTGCAGGGCCACCGTTCTGAGGCCTCGCACCACCTCCACCTCATCCGTTTCCCCCTTGGCCGTGCCTTCTATGTGCATGAAGCTGACGGCGCCGATGAACGCGTAGCACACCAGCATCGCCCCCACGCCCACCTGCGTGCACATGAACGCCACGAACTTCCTGAGGCAGTCCTTGATGCGTTCGCGGGTGTCGCGCTCGTAGCTGTAGGTGGAGGAGCCGCGGCTACGCGACGAGCCGCGGTTGGACCGGGGACGCACCGAACCGGCCATGGTGCACGACGGAGACTGGAGCGTTGGGTTGTTAACATCGGGACCATGTGGATGGGGTTATTTTGGGAAATGCGATCGGTAATTTGGCAACGGGCCAGACGCGATCCTTCACGACgggaatgtattttaattgtgcTGTCAGAAGTGGAATGAAACGTTTTCACATTTATCAAAACAACTATCGAGAGATGAggcgtatttttaaatatttgaaggcTCATGTGGTACGTGTTTAACGATCGAATCAAAGGcaaactataaatttagaactgtgggatacaataaatattattgtcttCAAGTCAAATCTTTtggtaaagtttataaaagtgtattttaatacattttctaatatttatgtttcaacAAACCATTTTTGTCAAaaccataattattatatacattttaattaaaaaaataatatatttaattgaaaatgaaaaaaaaaaatcaataaaatatttatttaaacttgatttaaataaaaaaataatatatttaatttaaaattaataaaaaaacaataaaatacttaatttaaattgatttaaattaaaaaataataattttaatttaaaatatgtaatttaaagttaacttgatttaaataaaaaatatatttaatttaaaattaataaagaaaacaacaaaatagttaatttaattttatttaaattataaaagaataaaatatgtaatttaagttgatttaaataaaaaaatatacatatttaatttaaattaaaaaaataataataaaatataatatgatatataataatattaattaattatattcacttaaattctttaaaaatattaatataattattaataaactaaaaaaacaataaaatatttaatttaagttgatttagataaataaaaataatatatttaatttaaatataccaaaaaatatttaatttaaattgatttaaattaaaaaaaaaatacaataaaatatttaaattaagttgttaacttgatttaaataaaagattaatatatttaacttaaaattaatttaataattaatttaaattaaaaaaataataaaatatttaatttatattcacttaaattctttaaaaaattaatatatttatttggaaattaaaaaaaagacaataaaatatttaatttaagttgatttcgataaaaaaataatatatttaattcaaaattaaaaaatataagtcaAATCTTTtggaaaagtttataaaagtgtattttaatacattttctaatatttgttttattaaaccaattttgttgaaactataaatattgaaccaaattaaatgttaaatttataagaaaatgttattatatgttattttttccacaaactttagtaatttttaatattttttcataaacagttttgtaagatttattttgaaattacatCTACTgtcaattagtttaaaatcttaaaaaatgtacaattttttaagatttaaaaaaattgagattaattaaaaataaatattatttaagttattattaaacaaaatacactatatagaaataattttgaaacatagagaaacaaaataaattttacaatcctCCActtcctttcaaaattaataaaaatgtttaatattaaaattaggttttaattaatttttaagcttgATCCATTTGTGAgatattaacaacaataacattttttcaattcttaaATACTTAGAAAGTTCAATTATTCTTAATGGGAACCAATTTTTGTTGctgcatattttataaaaatatgttacaatttCACTCCAAATCatcaatcaatatttgaagaaattgagattaattccaattaaatatcattaattaaagtaaaccattcataaaaataattttagaacatataaaaagataattctACAATCAAAAcgtagataaattaaaagatactctattttttttctttcgaaattaaaaaaatatttaaaattagaaatatagatttgaagttttttacatttttttatttttatgttatacataaatatttatttttggtatatACATTAACCAAGGATTATCCTATAAAAAGACAATATtagtactcccaaattttatacagggtgttcgttatGTACACTTAACATTGTGCATCTTGAAACATCATTAACttggttattttcaatggaacatcATGAAAGTTttggtatatttaaattgaaaattaacttttcgTTGCCctatacataaaatgaatattaacagaaattttaccaaaaatataatataataaatatgagtatagaaataaaatattttaaaacatgtacAAAAATTTCTCCTGAAACTAATTTCCGTTATTGAGTAAATAAAACACGATTTTATGGCAGAATTTAGCAAAAGCAGTTTTTGAAAACTTACAAGTTGACCAATTTGGAGTGGAATGCCCCCATGTTACAAGTGATGAAATGGAATACCTcacttacattaaatttagatgaatttataattgcaAAACTGCGGTAACTAAGAAACAAATAACAGTGACATTTATTTCTacattaatctaaataatttggcaATATGAcaactcaaattttaaaacagtaaacCATTATAATCCATCATGGtcattaaatttgacataGTTGGTTATCAAGCATTCGATGAGTTTATATCGAATTTCAACAGCAACCAGAAATTGGTGCACATCTACTTCATTGGTTCGAAATTCCCGAATGGGGAGAGTTGGTGTGATGACTGCAACAAAGCGACAAGCATCATCCATGAACTGGAGGAGCTATGTGACCCCGAATCTTTTTTGATTATCGTCCAAGTGGGCGACCATCTGACGTGGAACGATATGGACAATCCTTTCAGGAAAGATCCTAGAACACAGCTGATTGTTTTGCCCACAATCATCCGATGGAAGTTGAAGAAGAAACTCGAAGGGGATGTCTGTTTGGATAGTGAGGCTTTGAAAATGCTACTAACTGGCCAAGAATAAACTACTCATTGTTTTAcccaatttgttattaaatacaagtcaaacacaatattataataaacttgtTGGATTAGTACATGTTTGTCATTCGTTGAAGTTATATGAATAAAGAACCGTTACTCACCAAGAAATAATCGGGCTAATTGTCGTGTTCTCTAAAATAATAAGGTTTCGTTATTTTACTTCGATTTTGCAAGGTTATTTACAAGAATCATCCTCGACTTGGCTGTCAACtgccttttaaatattgatgtttCGTTTGCCGAGAATCGGTCATATTGATCAATGTTTCTACTGCTGTAGGTCTATTGTCCCAcaacaaaattcataatttttttaattttttgttcattttaattggtttttataacaaaattcatCGTTATTTTGTTACACCAACGTTGTTTGGCATTTATTACGACTTGCCTCAAGTACAACCCACTTTGTGTGGACTGATTATTTCTGTTAGGCACGTTCaatcaaattagtttataaataatatcaatcataatacacaaaaattgttgtaaatatttaagttttaactaaattcattttttataaccctttttttaattttttaattataattaataaatataaattgtatattttaattatggcgccattttatttattaccaacctttaaaaataactcaaaaaaagCCATGGAGTATGATtgacagtaaaaatttattaaaccattGTTTTTGTTCAATCATTGGGGCGAATACAACAATATTATGATGGATTCGAAAAACGCAAACAGTGACGatggtaaatattaatagttaacGTCTTAGTTTCGCTACTGTGTCCATTATTTCAGAATGTGGGAATTCAAAAACATCCAAGCAAAGCAACATTCTGCCACTGGCTGGAAATGAGCGTACCATGAATTTGAACCCCCTCATTTTAACGAACATCCAGAGCTCACACTACTTCAAAGGTAACccagtgtttaaatttgtaatacaaGGTGACCCATTAACTTACTCGTAGTGAACCTGTACGAACTCAAAACCTACCACGAAGTCGTGGACGAAATCTACTACAAAGTGGCCCACTTAGAACCATGGGAGAAAGGCTCCAGAAGAACGTCAGGCCAGACCGGCATGTGTGGTGGCGTCCGTGGTGTGGGAGCCGGTGGCATAGTGTCAACGGCTTACTGTCTATTGTACAAGCTCTTCACCCTGAAACTCACAAGGAAACAGCTGAACGGCCTGATAACGCATTGCGACTCGCCGTACATCAGGGCGCTGGGATTCATGTACATTCGATATACCCTGCCTCCGGCACTGCTCCTTGAATGGTATGAATCCTACCTTGAAGATGAGGAGGTGCGTACTCAAAGGTAGAGTGACAtctatctaaaattaatgggTTTTCTTACAGAACGTCGTTGTTGTGTGGTGACTTAGGGCTAGTTTTATGCCAAAAACCATTCATTATCATACATTAGGCATAATACAAGCCCccctaatattaattatgcaacaaattgtttgtttttagtaaaaaataaataaatgtgaacaAAAATGTTATAGGAATTAGATGTAAAGGCTGGTGGGGGACAAATAATGACAATCGGTGCAATGTTACGGCAATGGTTGGTTAAACTAGAATGGTTTTCCACATTATTTCCTAGGATTCCGGTCAATATACagcaaaaaatccaaaaacatttaaacgtACGTACTAATTctcaaacaacaacaacaacagttgGTTAATAACAAGGTTTTATAGACACACTTCCCGCCCACCGCAGTGATAGTGGCCAATGAAAGGGCGAGGGAGGAGCGACGAGATAGGCAACCGGTGCGTGAGGACCTGCGCAGAGACTTTCTGCGCGACGACGAGCGTGACCGCGGCCGTGACAGGCGGGACAGGGACCGGCACAGGGACGACCGGGAAGACAGAGACGCCAGGAGGGATCGGGACAGGAAGCACAGGGAACGCAGCCCGTACAAGGAACAGAGGACGAGGGACCGAAGCCCGTACAGGGAACGCAGCCCCTACAGGGAACGTAAACGGGACAGGCACGGAAGCAGGGAGCGAGACCATCGACACAAACGGGACAGATATCATTGACGGgatggaattttaataaattaacttgtatattttttaatcaggaAAAGACTAAGATTTAACCCGTTTGGTTCTAATTAATTTGGAGTTTGTGTAGcgtaattttttgattagttTTTCATACTATTGTTGTTAAgcttttaagaattttttgtaagaattatatttctttaaatatacgtACCTCAATATGTTGAATTTGATGTATTTATCTACATATTTATTAGGGATTTGTTTCCAATacattttacacaaattattggtgttttattaaatacatttaacgTCAGGATTGacataaaaacaaagaaaaaatattaataaccaactaaaagtattttaattagtatattaataaaatctctaaaaaaataaattatatccaCATTTATTGAGAATTAAGTTTTTAGCTTCtttccataataataattgatacaaATAATACGCATACAtagtataaacaataaattaaatcaataaaatataaaacttaaaaaagtacatttgtaaaataatatatatttcattttaatcttCCTCATCTTGATCATCTTCTTCATCCTCGACGAACGACGGCTGATCAACAGCGGGCATGAGCGTGTAACGTGGAGGCTTGCGCCAGTGGGCGCTGGACGTCCTCTTCAGCTTCCTCACGTCTATAGACTCGAAAATGTCCCGCAAATCGGGCGTCATCGCCTGCCTACAGTAGAACGTGTTCTTGAGCTTCTCACCGGCCATAATCTGCATCAGCTCCTGCTCCTTAAGATTGGAGTCTGAGCACCAGCTAGGCGG
Encoded here:
- the LOC109605973 gene encoding pre-mRNA-splicing factor 38B, translating into MMDSKNANSDDECGNSKTSKQSNILPLAGNERTMNLNPLILTNIQSSHYFKVNLYELKTYHEVVDEIYYKVAHLEPWEKGSRRTSGQTGMCGGVRGVGAGGIVSTAYCLLYKLFTLKLTRKQLNGLITHCDSPYIRALGFMYIRYTLPPALLLEWYESYLEDEEELDVKAGGGQIMTIGAMLRQWLVKLEWFSTLFPRIPVNIQQKIQKHLNTHFPPTAVIVANERAREERRDRQPVREDLRRDFLRDDERDRGRDRRDRDRHRDDREDRDARRDRDRKHRERSPYKEQRTRDRSPYRERSPYRERKRDRHGSRERDHRHKRDRYH
- the LOC109605976 gene encoding TWiK family of potassium channels protein 18 isoform X1, which gives rise to MAGSVRPRSNRGSSRSRGSSTYSYERDTRERIKDCLRKFVAFMCTQVGVGAMLVCYAFIGAVSFMHIEGTAKGETDEVEVVRGLRTVALHNLFEVAYNNNILERDRFFQQSDEELRRYQGQLVEIFRHGYDLKPEDMWTFPASLMFSLSIITMIGYGNMVPKTVSGKVATMIYAIFGIPLYVLYFLNMGEVMAGCFRWGYRWLYKCSTETDPTEPPKRIIVPSTACLWVIGAYVLTGAIMFTAWEKWSYLDSTYFCVTSLCKLGLGDLVPGTDINSFEGNQTKLLITFCYMLLGLGLVAMCYNLMREDIKVKMQEMREDFSQCLEDTRLKFIKCYRRRRVDEEYSY
- the LOC109605976 gene encoding mitochondrial protein C2orf69 homolog isoform X2, with the protein product MQTNKDSAVPPRPVRLCRVNGYNDRHNDVVYCHPAVKSPSHTVVVFFGGDVQDFTENMQVHRDNKNYIQWNLEDTAKTLQTGFPENHIVVIRPSRMEYKTFSCFENFVPSSKCGAPEHTPMHNALEHLEKLLVNISESLRTMKDCDIYDATPVVKPDLVQIDILSDSSSDNATFNKITDKQSDDKEPVKVVEAKWDRDNIYLENYDIILVGFSKGCVVLNQFLYEFHYFKTLTPEDSNLLRIISKIKEIYWLDGGHSGGKNTWITSRPLLETLTGLGVKIHVHVTPYQIEDERRPWIKKEEKTFHDILKRQGASIDRHVHFPNVVPNINIHFEVISLFRQ
- the LOC109605977 gene encoding thioredoxin domain-containing protein 17-like; translation: MVIKFDIVGYQAFDEFISNFNSNQKLVHIYFIGSKFPNGESWCDDCNKATSIIHELEELCDPESFLIIVQVGDHLTWNDMDNPFRKDPRTQLIVLPTIIRWKLKKKLEGDVCLDSEALKMLLTGQE